From Etheostoma cragini isolate CJK2018 chromosome 14, CSU_Ecrag_1.0, whole genome shotgun sequence, the proteins below share one genomic window:
- the cacng7a gene encoding calcium channel, voltage-dependent, gamma subunit 7a — protein MMSSFSTRALTLLSSVFGACGLLLVGVAVSTDYWLLMEEGIILQQNQTQEVKMALHSGLWRVCFVAGPEKGRCVASEYFTEPEIEITTENTANILKMVRTATPFPMVSLLFVFTAFVISNIGHIRPQRTILAFVSGIFFILSGLSLVVGLVLYISSINDEVMNRPREPEAFFHYRYGWSFAFAASSFLLKEGAGVMSVYLFMKRYAEEELYRPHPALYRPRMSECSDYSGQFLHPDSWPPPKRGRSASDVSSDISIQLNQTPPSQAQAKGGSSSQQTPSSSGPSSAASYQHQPASSSSTSSSYPHPLHLASTSTLPRASHAHGHPQPHPHPSGPPPQSLPMGVPPSAVPPPRYHAHMRMSASPC, from the exons ATGAGTTCGTTCAGTACGAGGGCGCTGACGCTGCTCTCGTCGGTTTTCGGGGCCTGTGGTTTGCTGTTGGTTGGCGTCGCCGTGTCAACAGACTACTGGCTGCTGATGGAGGAGGGAATCATCCTGCAGCAGAACCAGACCCAGGAGGTCAAGATGGCGCTGCACTCGGGCCTCTGGAGGGTCTGCTTCGTGGCCG gaccAGAGAAGGGCAGATGTGTAGCGTCAGAGTATTTCACCGAGCCGGAGATAGAGATCACAACAGAAAATACAGCCAACATACTCA AAATGGTCCGAACAGCCACTCCCTTCCCCATGGTCTCCCTGCTCTTCGTCTTCACTGCCTTCGTCATCAGTAACATCGGACACATCCGGCCGCAACGCACCATCCTCGCCTTCGTTTCCGGAATATTCTTCATACTGTCTG GTCTCAGCCTGGTGGTTGGTCTGGTTCTGTATATCTCCAGCATTAATGACGAGGTGATGAACCGACCTCGAGAGCCAGAGGCGTTCTTCCACTATCGCTACGGCTGGTCCTTCGCCTTCGCCGCCTCCTCCTTCCTGCTCAAGGAG GGTGCAGGAGTGATGTCCGTCTACCTGTTCATGAAGCGCTACGCTGAGGAGGAGCTGTACCGGCCTCATCCCGCCCTCTACCGCCCCCGCATGTCCGAATGCAGCGACTACAGCGGCCAGTTCCTCCACCCAGACTCCTGGCCTCCACCGAAGCGGGGCCGCAGCGCCTCCGACGTCTCCTCCGACATCTCCATCCAGCTTAACCAGACGCCGCCTTCGCAGGCACAGGCCaaggggggcagcagctcccaGCAGACGCCCTCCTCCTCTGGGCCTTCATCGGCGGCCAGCTACCAGCACCAGccagcctcctcctcttccacctcctcctcttacCCACACCCTCTCCACCTGGCCTCCACATCCACCTTACCCAGAGCATCCCATGCCCACGGCCACCCTCAGCCACACCCCCACCCGAGCGGGCCACCACCCCAATCCCTGCCCATGGGGGTGCCACCCTCAGCCGTGCCTCCTCCCCGCTATCACGCGCACATGCGAATGAGCGCGTCGCCATGCTAG